The bacterium genome includes a window with the following:
- a CDS encoding Nif3-like dinuclear metal center hexameric protein, which yields MVTARQINQHLLKGCEWIGLDKTVDSFRSGDPDRPVSRVAVGWMATIYDLRRAVELGCELFVTHEPTFWEHWPPEGKYRDTPEGRPKAELLEKSGIAVLRCHDAWDKWPEIGIRDSWARSLGLSKEAGVSQDGWSVMYEIEPTPLKAFARQVLERVKPIGQDSVQAMGDPEMIVRRPCIGVGCYTPDLDLIDQGADCLIGNFDGAWYYWEKRERFVERGVGVLTVEHGCTEHWGIQNLAGYIRSTWPELTVHYLDLYPRPWTLV from the coding sequence ATGGTTACAGCCAGACAGATCAACCAGCACCTGCTGAAGGGCTGCGAGTGGATCGGGCTGGACAAGACAGTCGACTCGTTCCGCTCCGGCGACCCCGACCGTCCGGTCAGCCGGGTGGCCGTGGGCTGGATGGCCACGATCTACGACCTGCGCCGCGCCGTGGAGCTGGGCTGCGAGCTGTTCGTGACCCACGAGCCGACTTTCTGGGAGCACTGGCCGCCGGAGGGCAAGTACCGCGACACGCCCGAGGGACGTCCCAAGGCCGAGTTGCTCGAAAAGAGCGGGATCGCCGTGCTGCGCTGCCATGACGCCTGGGACAAGTGGCCCGAAATCGGCATCCGCGACTCCTGGGCCCGAAGCCTGGGCCTGAGCAAGGAAGCCGGCGTCTCGCAGGACGGCTGGAGCGTGATGTACGAGATCGAGCCCACGCCGCTCAAGGCGTTCGCACGCCAGGTGCTGGAGCGGGTGAAACCGATCGGCCAGGACAGCGTGCAGGCGATGGGCGACCCGGAGATGATCGTCCGGCGGCCCTGTATAGGAGTGGGCTGCTACACTCCGGACCTGGACCTGATCGACCAGGGGGCCGACTGCCTGATCGGCAATTTCGACGGCGCCTGGTACTATTGGGAAAAGCGGGAGCGTTTCGTGGAGCGCGGCGTGGGCGTGCTCACAGTGGAGCACGGCTGCACCGAGCACTGGGGCATACAGAACCTGGCCGGGTACATCCGGAGCACCTGGCCCGAGCTGACCGTGCACTACCTGGACCTCTACCCGCGGCCCTGGACATTGGTATAA
- a CDS encoding DegT/DnrJ/EryC1/StrS family aminotransferase, which produces MPKLALLGGTPVSSAGFSMNWPQVGPEDIGAVSAVVAGGRWWRFDGSEVDNFEKEFGRFTGSPHVLGVNNGTVALEVALRACGIEAGDEVIVPSITFIASASAVLMVQGVPVFADILPGTCQIDPADVERKITARTRAIVAVHFGGYPSDMDSLCAIAARHGLKLIEDCAQAVGTLWRGRHVGSLGDAGTFSFQQSKTLTCGEGGAVTTGSEEIYNQAFAYHHIGRVLGSAKYDHTSVGPNYRMNELQGALLRTQLAKVPRQTEARMQNAALLRRGLENIPGLTALDPDTRITRRGHYMFIILYDETVYGCERARYMEAMKAEGAELLLGNSIPVYRLPAFRNMSFGRKGCPLTCGHYKGKMDYAKVFCPVAEELGYKRIMVLVNECLLLESNVRLFLEAARKVYDNRAELAGR; this is translated from the coding sequence ATGCCGAAACTCGCTCTTCTTGGCGGAACTCCCGTGTCCTCCGCCGGATTCAGCATGAACTGGCCGCAGGTGGGCCCGGAGGACATCGGGGCGGTCTCCGCCGTGGTGGCCGGTGGGCGCTGGTGGCGTTTCGACGGCAGCGAGGTGGACAATTTCGAAAAGGAGTTCGGCCGCTTCACCGGCTCGCCCCACGTGCTGGGGGTGAACAACGGCACCGTGGCGCTGGAGGTGGCCCTGCGCGCCTGCGGCATCGAGGCCGGGGATGAGGTCATCGTGCCGTCGATCACTTTCATCGCCTCGGCCTCGGCCGTGCTGATGGTGCAGGGCGTGCCGGTGTTCGCTGACATCCTGCCCGGCACCTGCCAGATCGACCCGGCGGATGTGGAGCGCAAGATAACCGCCCGCACCCGGGCCATCGTGGCCGTGCATTTCGGCGGCTACCCCTCGGACATGGATTCGCTCTGCGCCATTGCCGCCCGTCACGGCCTCAAGCTGATCGAGGACTGCGCCCAGGCGGTGGGCACACTCTGGCGCGGCCGTCACGTGGGCAGCCTGGGCGATGCCGGCACGTTCAGCTTCCAGCAGTCCAAGACCCTTACCTGCGGCGAGGGCGGCGCTGTCACCACCGGCTCGGAGGAAATCTACAACCAGGCCTTCGCCTACCACCATATCGGGCGGGTGCTGGGCAGCGCCAAGTACGACCACACCTCCGTGGGGCCCAACTACCGGATGAACGAGCTTCAGGGCGCGCTGCTTCGCACCCAGCTGGCCAAGGTGCCGCGCCAGACCGAGGCCCGCATGCAGAACGCGGCTCTTCTGCGCCGCGGCCTGGAGAATATCCCGGGCCTCACCGCCCTGGACCCGGACACGCGGATCACCCGGCGCGGACACTACATGTTTATTATCTTATACGATGAGACAGTGTACGGCTGCGAGCGCGCCCGCTACATGGAGGCGATGAAAGCCGAGGGCGCCGAGCTGCTGCTGGGCAACAGCATCCCGGTTTACCGTCTGCCTGCGTTCCGCAACATGAGTTTCGGCCGCAAGGGCTGCCCGCTGACCTGCGGCCATTACAAAGGGAAAATGGACTATGCGAAGGTATTCTGCCCGGTGGCCGAGGAGCTGGGCTACAAGCGGATCATGGTCCTGGTCAACGAGTGCCTATTGCTGGAGAGCAACGTGCGCCTGTTCCTGGAGGCCGCACGCAAGGTCTACGACAACCGCGCCGAACTCGCCGGGCGCTGA
- a CDS encoding phospho-sugar mutase: MSEKLDPRVEQLARRWMSEEFGAEARAEIKALWDCGNWKELTDRFHMDLEFGTAGLRGVIGAGTNRMNEYVVRTATQGLANYILKQNPSAPSCAIAHDPRRKSDLFSLETALVLAGNGIKAYLFPELRPTPVLSFAVRYLKATAGVVITASHNPPEYNGYKVCWSDGGQIVPPHDEGIIAEVRAIGSLSEVKRISREEAESKGLLVWLGPEVDEAFLAAVHTQVIQPKVIRSVADRLSVVYTPLHGAGVTMVPKALERMGLKRVEVLESQRIPDGEFPTVKSPNPEEKEALTLAIQRAEASGAHLVLGTDPDADRMGLAFRNSSGVFELLNGNQIGSLLCHYVLSQRHAHGTLPERPVVVKTIVTTELQRAIATSFEAEIVDTLTGFKYIGEQIHLFELEGKGRTYVFGGEESYGYLVGTHARDKDSVVASQTIAEIAAWCMSRDMTLGDYLDEIYRAYGVYLESAASLTLKGIEGAGKIVGLLKHFRESTPKAISGSAVTGCWDLLSGERRELTSGHVQRTHLPRANVLMFYLADGCRVTLRPSGTEPKVKFYFTAVRQVEEGGPVAAAKLAAAERLASLKRDFMQSVDDVLNG; this comes from the coding sequence ATGTCCGAAAAACTCGACCCCAGAGTGGAACAGCTCGCCCGTCGCTGGATGAGTGAGGAGTTCGGTGCAGAGGCCCGCGCCGAGATAAAGGCCCTCTGGGACTGCGGGAACTGGAAAGAGCTGACCGACCGTTTCCACATGGACCTCGAATTCGGCACGGCCGGTCTGCGCGGGGTGATCGGCGCGGGCACCAACCGGATGAACGAGTACGTGGTGCGCACCGCCACCCAGGGCCTGGCCAACTACATCCTCAAGCAGAACCCGAGCGCGCCCTCCTGCGCCATCGCCCACGACCCGCGCCGCAAGAGCGACCTGTTCTCCCTGGAGACCGCCCTGGTGCTGGCCGGCAACGGGATCAAGGCCTACCTGTTCCCCGAGCTGCGTCCCACCCCGGTGCTTTCGTTCGCCGTGCGCTACCTCAAGGCCACCGCGGGCGTGGTGATCACCGCCAGCCACAACCCGCCCGAGTACAACGGCTACAAGGTCTGCTGGAGCGACGGCGGCCAGATCGTGCCCCCGCACGATGAGGGCATAATCGCCGAGGTGCGGGCCATCGGCTCGCTGTCCGAGGTGAAACGTATCAGCCGGGAGGAGGCCGAGAGCAAGGGCCTGCTGGTCTGGCTGGGGCCGGAGGTGGATGAGGCTTTCCTGGCGGCGGTGCACACCCAGGTGATCCAGCCGAAGGTGATCCGCAGCGTGGCCGACCGTCTGAGCGTTGTCTATACCCCGCTGCACGGCGCCGGAGTGACCATGGTCCCCAAGGCCCTGGAGCGCATGGGCCTCAAGCGGGTCGAGGTGCTGGAGAGTCAGCGCATTCCGGATGGCGAGTTCCCCACGGTAAAAAGCCCCAACCCCGAGGAAAAGGAAGCCCTCACCCTGGCGATCCAGCGCGCCGAGGCCAGCGGAGCGCACCTGGTGCTGGGCACCGACCCGGACGCCGACCGCATGGGCCTGGCTTTCCGCAACTCCAGCGGAGTTTTCGAGCTGCTCAACGGCAACCAGATCGGCTCCCTGCTCTGCCACTATGTCCTGAGCCAGCGCCACGCCCACGGCACCCTGCCCGAGCGCCCGGTAGTGGTCAAGACCATCGTGACCACCGAGCTGCAGCGCGCCATAGCCACCAGTTTCGAGGCCGAGATCGTGGACACTCTCACCGGGTTCAAGTACATCGGAGAGCAGATCCACCTGTTCGAGCTGGAGGGCAAGGGCCGCACCTACGTGTTCGGCGGAGAGGAAAGCTACGGTTACCTGGTGGGCACCCACGCCCGCGACAAGGACTCGGTGGTGGCCTCGCAGACCATAGCCGAGATCGCGGCCTGGTGCATGAGCCGCGACATGACCCTGGGTGATTACCTGGACGAAATCTACCGCGCCTACGGGGTCTATTTGGAGAGCGCCGCCTCGCTCACGCTCAAGGGCATCGAGGGGGCGGGCAAGATCGTTGGCCTGCTCAAGCATTTCCGTGAAAGCACCCCCAAAGCCATCTCTGGCAGCGCGGTCACCGGCTGCTGGGACCTCTTGAGCGGCGAGCGCCGTGAGCTGACCAGCGGCCATGTACAGCGCACGCACCTGCCCAGGGCCAACGTGCTGATGTTCTACCTGGCGGACGGCTGCCGGGTGACACTGCGGCCCAGCGGCACGGAGCCGAAAGTGAAATTCTATTTCACCGCGGTGCGCCAGGTGGAGGAGGGCGGCCCGGTCGCCGCGGCCAAGCTGGCGGCTGCGGAGCGGCTGGCGAGCCTGAAAAGGGATTTCATGCAGAGCGTGGATGACGTGCTGAACGGCTGA